The following are encoded together in the Flavobacterium haoranii genome:
- a CDS encoding NADP-dependent malic enzyme, with protein MHKDTKRREALLYHAKPTPGKIQVVPTKKYATQRDLSLAYSPGVAEPCLEIAKDVNNVYKYTAKGNLVAVISNGTAVLGLGDIGAEASKPVMEGKGLLFKIFADIDVFDIEVGTKDIEEFIATVKNIAPTFGGINLEDIKAPESFEIERRLVEELNIPVMHDDQHGTAIISAAALLNALELANKKISEVKIVVSGAGSAALACAKLYVLLGVKVENVFMFDKDGMLVTSRTDLAGAQVIFAKDCEVQSMQEVLKGADVFLGLSVGNILKPEMLLTMNENPIVFAMANPVPEIDYQLAINTREDIIMATGRSDYPNQVNNVLGFPYIFRGALDVRATKINEEMKMAAVHALASLAKLPVPEQVNIAYGETKLNFGREYIIPKPFDPRLIGVVAPAVAKAAIDSGVAQIEIHDWDKYELDLLERLGSDNKLIRLLMNRAKTEPKRIVFAEADHLDVLKAAQIVYEEGIGTPILLGDKEIIQELKEEIGFDAKVAIIDPKTKEEVATRKRYAKSLWQLRQRRGVTELDAEKWMRERNYFALMMVNEGEADAMVTGYSRSYPSVVKPVMELIDKQHGVSRIATTNLMMTSRGPLFLSDTAINPNPSAEDLAKIALMTAKTVRMFGMEPVIAMVSFSNFGSSSNENPKKIREAVAYLHKYYPDLIVDGEVQTDFALNPDMLKSKFPFSKLVNKKVNTLVFPNLDSANITYKMLKELNKSDSIGPIMMGLDKPVHIFQLGASVEEMVNMAAVAVVDAQEKERKRNKQ; from the coding sequence ATGCATAAAGACACAAAACGCAGAGAAGCATTATTATACCACGCAAAGCCAACTCCTGGAAAAATTCAGGTAGTACCAACAAAAAAGTATGCCACACAAAGAGATTTGTCGTTAGCTTATTCTCCTGGAGTAGCAGAACCTTGTTTAGAGATTGCAAAAGATGTAAATAACGTTTACAAATATACTGCTAAAGGAAATTTAGTAGCTGTTATTTCAAACGGAACTGCAGTTTTAGGATTAGGTGATATTGGTGCGGAAGCTTCTAAACCTGTAATGGAAGGAAAAGGGCTTTTGTTTAAAATTTTTGCTGATATCGATGTATTTGATATTGAAGTTGGAACAAAAGACATTGAAGAATTTATAGCTACTGTAAAAAATATCGCACCAACTTTTGGTGGAATTAACCTAGAAGATATTAAAGCTCCAGAATCTTTTGAAATAGAAAGACGATTAGTAGAAGAGCTTAATATTCCAGTAATGCATGACGATCAACACGGAACAGCAATTATTTCTGCAGCTGCCTTGTTAAATGCATTAGAGTTGGCAAATAAAAAAATTAGTGAAGTTAAAATTGTAGTTTCTGGAGCAGGATCTGCAGCATTAGCTTGTGCTAAATTATATGTTTTATTAGGTGTAAAAGTTGAAAACGTTTTTATGTTTGATAAAGACGGAATGTTGGTTACTTCAAGAACCGATTTAGCAGGAGCTCAAGTAATTTTTGCAAAAGATTGTGAAGTACAATCAATGCAAGAAGTTCTAAAAGGAGCCGATGTGTTTTTAGGATTATCAGTAGGTAATATTTTAAAGCCTGAAATGTTATTGACAATGAATGAAAATCCAATTGTTTTTGCAATGGCAAATCCTGTTCCTGAAATTGATTATCAATTAGCTATAAATACTAGAGAAGATATTATTATGGCTACTGGTCGTTCTGATTATCCAAATCAAGTTAATAATGTTTTAGGATTTCCATATATTTTTAGAGGCGCTCTTGATGTTAGAGCAACTAAGATTAATGAAGAAATGAAAATGGCTGCGGTTCATGCCTTAGCAAGTTTAGCTAAATTGCCAGTTCCTGAACAAGTTAATATTGCTTACGGAGAAACTAAATTAAATTTTGGTCGAGAATATATAATTCCAAAACCTTTTGATCCAAGATTAATTGGAGTAGTAGCGCCTGCTGTAGCTAAAGCTGCTATCGATTCAGGTGTTGCTCAAATTGAAATTCACGATTGGGATAAATATGAATTAGATTTGTTAGAACGTCTTGGTTCAGATAATAAGTTAATTCGATTATTGATGAATCGTGCTAAAACAGAACCTAAACGTATTGTTTTTGCCGAAGCAGATCATTTAGACGTTTTAAAAGCAGCACAAATTGTTTATGAGGAAGGAATTGGAACTCCAATTTTATTAGGTGACAAAGAAATTATTCAAGAATTAAAAGAAGAAATTGGTTTTGATGCTAAAGTTGCCATTATTGATCCTAAAACAAAAGAAGAAGTTGCAACTAGAAAACGTTATGCAAAATCTTTATGGCAACTTAGACAAAGAAGAGGAGTAACCGAATTAGATGCAGAAAAATGGATGCGTGAACGTAATTATTTTGCTTTAATGATGGTAAACGAAGGTGAAGCAGATGCTATGGTTACGGGTTATTCGAGAAGCTATCCTTCAGTTGTGAAACCAGTAATGGAATTAATTGACAAACAACATGGAGTTAGTAGAATTGCTACAACTAACTTAATGATGACCAGTAGAGGACCATTATTCTTATCAGATACTGCAATTAACCCAAATCCTTCAGCTGAAGATTTAGCAAAAATTGCTTTAATGACAGCAAAAACAGTAAGAATGTTTGGTATGGAACCTGTAATTGCAATGGTTTCTTTTTCAAACTTTGGTTCATCTTCAAATGAAAATCCTAAAAAAATTAGAGAAGCAGTTGCATATTTACATAAGTACTATCCTGATTTAATTGTTGATGGAGAAGTTCAAACAGATTTTGCACTAAATCCTGATATGTTAAAAAGTAAATTTCCTTTTTCTAAATTAGTTAATAAAAAGGTAAACACATTAGTTTTTCCAAATTTAGATTCAGCAAACATTACCTACAAAATGCTGAAAGAATTAAATAAATCGGATTCTATTGGCCCAATTATGATGGGGCTTGATAAGCCTGTTCATATTTTTCAATTAGGAGCAAGTGTTGAAGAAATGGTAAATATGGCAGCCGTTGCTGTTGTTGATGCTCAAGAAAAAGAAAGAAAGAGAAATAAACAGTAA